The genomic DNA AGTACAACTTCGACAGCCTGGACAACATCATTTTCTACTACCTGTCCTTCACCAAGGCGCCGGCACGTCTGGCCGGTGGGGCGGTGCTGGTTCATGAAATGCTCGACCAGAAGAAAATGCCGCGTCAGGCCTGGGGTTACAACGCCGGCCAGCGTCGTGTTCGTCGTGCTCCCAACCTGGCCTACGACACCCCGATCGCTGCAGCCGACGGCCTGCGTACCGCCGATGACACCGATATGTATAACGGTGCCCCGGACAAGTACAACTGGAAGCTGGTCCATGAAAAGCCGGTGGAAATGTTTATTCCCTACAACAACTACAAGATGGACAGCCCGGATGTGAAATACGAAACCCTGCTGCAACAGGGCCACGTAAACCCGGACTACCAGCGTTGGGAACTACACCGCGTATGGGTCGTGGAAGCCAACCTGAAGGAAGGCGAGCGCCATATCTACGAGAAGCGTCGTTTCTACATTGATGCGGATTCCTGGCAGATTGCAGCCATCGACCAGTACGACCGTCGTGATGAGCTGTGGCGTGTGAGCCTGGCCTATATCAAGAACTACTACGAAGTACCGACCCAGTGGACCGCTTTGGATACCTTCCACGATCTGCGGGCCCAGCGGTACCACGTACAGTTCCTGGATAACGAAGAGCCGTCCATTCTGGATTACAGCCAGCCGGTACCGGATGATCGTTATTTCCATCCGGCCGCCCTGCGCCGCCGTGGACGGTAATGACAAGAAAAGGCTGACCGTTTAACGGCAGCTCTGGCAACGCGACCGGGACGCCCATGGCCCCCGGTCGTTTTGCACTCGGCTCGGCATACGAGCCTTCGGGAAGAGATGGGACAATGAGAAAAACACTTCTGCTGGCTACTGCAGCCATGCTGTCTGCCCCTTTGCAGGCACAGTTTATCGATAACAAGTCGCCGCTGGTGACTGCCAACAACTATCTGGACCTGGCTGATGCCGGTGGCCGGATTGTTGCGGTGGGTGACCGTGGCAAAATTCTTTACTCAGATGATCAGGGAGAGCACTGGCAGGCGGCCAAGACGCCTGAAGAAGTCCTCCTGACAGCGGTCTGTTTCGCTGACGCCCGCAACGGCTGGGCTGTCGGCCACGATGCCGTGGTGCTCGGCACCCGCGATGGCGGGGAAAGCTGGACACTGCAATATAGCGATCCGCTGGGCGGCAGTGATGACAGTGACACCGTGGATGAAGAGCTGGACGATCTGTCCATGGACGATATCTATGGTGACCCCTACGAAGACGACGCCTACGGCGACGACCTCTACAGTGACGATCCCTACGAGGAGACCGCAGCGGCTCCGGTTGATACTTCCGGTGCGCCGCTGCTGGATGTCCACTGCGAAAGCCGGGACAGGGCTGTGGCGGTCGGTGGTTATGGGTATTACCTGGAGACCTCAAATGGAGGGGATACCTGGAACAAGCGCAGCAATGCGCTGAGCAACAATGATGGCTGGCACCTTTACGGTTACGCGGCAGCGCCGGCGAGCAGCGACCATTATCTGGTTGGCGAAAAAGGCGTCATCTTTCGTTCCGCGGACAAAGGCGAGAATTGGGAAGCGTTGAGCAGTCCCTATGACGGAACCCTGTTCGGGGCAACCCCGATTTCCGACTATCAGGTGCTGGTTTACGGCCTGCAAGGCAATGTGTGGTTAACCGCCAATCGTGGCAGCAGCTGGGTCAAGGTGCCCAGCAAGCTGACCCGTGGTGTGAATGATGGCACGGTGCTGGAGGACGGCACGGTGGTGCTGGTCACCAATGCCGGCGGCATTCTCACCAGCCATGATGGTGGTCAAACCTTCTCCCTGCGGTTCCTTCCGGACCGTGAATCCATCTCCGCAGTCTTGCCCAGGAAAAAGGGCGGTATCCTGATCGCCGGCCAGGGTGGTGTGCGTGTGATTGAAGACGTGAAATAAGGGGCACAGCATGTCAGGTCGTATTTCAAAAACCATTGCCGACGGGCTGTTCTCCATTCGCCCGATCGTGCTGCTGCTGTTCGTGGCAGCAACCGTCTTTCTGGGCTTGCAGGCCAGCAAGATTCAGCTCAACACGGATATTCGGAAAATGGTCCCGTTGGGCCATCCCTATATCCAGAACTTCCTTGAGCACAAGGATGATATGAGTCTGGGCAACGATGTGCGTGTCATCGTTGCCGAAACGCAAAGCGACGATATCTTCAATGCGCAGTATATGACTGCACTCAAGGAAATCACCGATGAGGTGTTTGCCCTTGATGGCGTGGACCCGAGCAAGATCAGTTCGCTCTGGACCAGTAATGTGCGCTGGAACGAGGTAACCGAACAGGGCTTCCAGGGCGGTGAGGTGATTCCCGCTGGTTACGATGGCAGCGAGGCCAGCCTGGAAGATCTGCGCACCAATGTTCTGCGTTCGGGCCAGGTAGGCCGCCTGGTGGCGGATAACTTCCAGTCCAGTGTGGTGCATGCGCACTTGCTGGATGCTCTGGGTGATAACGGTGTGGATATTCCT from Alcanivorax sp. includes the following:
- a CDS encoding YCF48-related protein, whose protein sequence is MRKTLLLATAAMLSAPLQAQFIDNKSPLVTANNYLDLADAGGRIVAVGDRGKILYSDDQGEHWQAAKTPEEVLLTAVCFADARNGWAVGHDAVVLGTRDGGESWTLQYSDPLGGSDDSDTVDEELDDLSMDDIYGDPYEDDAYGDDLYSDDPYEETAAAPVDTSGAPLLDVHCESRDRAVAVGGYGYYLETSNGGDTWNKRSNALSNNDGWHLYGYAAAPASSDHYLVGEKGVIFRSADKGENWEALSSPYDGTLFGATPISDYQVLVYGLQGNVWLTANRGSSWVKVPSKLTRGVNDGTVLEDGTVVLVTNAGGILTSHDGGQTFSLRFLPDRESISAVLPRKKGGILIAGQGGVRVIEDVK
- a CDS encoding DUF1329 domain-containing protein, whose product is MLKKLTAMGSALALSLSVAANVQAAVSAQEAAKLGKSLTPFGADVKGNGKAVSTGLGIPDWTGGIQKKDIPKEYTRPGQHHPDPFKNDKVVFTITAQNLSKYADKVPEGVQGMLKTYPDTFKLNVYPSRRSTSAPQWVYDNTKSNATKASLAETGVNNAFGGIPFPILSGSNEDKALQAIWNHILRWRGLYVVRRASEVAVQRNGAYSLITSQQEVYFRYYDPKYNFDSLDNIIFYYLSFTKAPARLAGGAVLVHEMLDQKKMPRQAWGYNAGQRRVRRAPNLAYDTPIAAADGLRTADDTDMYNGAPDKYNWKLVHEKPVEMFIPYNNYKMDSPDVKYETLLQQGHVNPDYQRWELHRVWVVEANLKEGERHIYEKRRFYIDADSWQIAAIDQYDRRDELWRVSLAYIKNYYEVPTQWTALDTFHDLRAQRYHVQFLDNEEPSILDYSQPVPDDRYFHPAALRRRGR